ATGAAAACCCTGGTCGTCGCTCAACAGAAAGGCGGAGTCGGGAAGACTTCGAGTGTTGTTCACCTGGCGTTCGACTTCCTGGAGCGTGGCCTTCGCGTTGCCGTAATCGACCTGGACACGCAAGCCAATGCCTCCTTCACCCTGGCGCAGTACAAGATCGAGGCTCGGGCGAGCGGTTTCTTTGGTCCGGTGCCGGCCGATGGCTGGCGAGGCGCAGCCGCGGCCGATAGCGACGGCGCACGCCTGGCCCTGATCGAAGCAGATCCCGAGCTGGCCAATGCCGTTTTTCTGCCGCTGGACAAGGCCAAGCAGAACCTGAAAGCCAACCTCAAGGCGCTGGCTGGCCAAGGGTTCGACGTGTGCCTGATCGACACGGCACCCGGCCTTGGCGTTGCCCTGGTGGCCGCGCTCTACGCAGCCGATTGCGTGCTGTCCCCTATCGAGCTGGAGGCGTACAGCATTCAGGGCATCAAGATGATGCTGACCACGATCATGAACGTCCGCAAGGAGAACGCCGGCCTGCAGTTCCTGGGCATGGTGCCGTCCAAGGTAGACGCGAGGAACCCGCGCCATGTGCGCCACCAGGTCGAGCTACAGGCGGCCTATCCGAAGCTGATGGCGCCGGCCAGCATCGGCCTGCGCAGCAGCATTGCCGACGCCCTGGCGTCCGGGGTGCCCGTCTGGAAGATCAGGAAGACCGCCGCCCGCAAGGCCACGCACGAAGTTCGCGCTTTGGCCGCCTATGTTTTTGAAAAGATGGAGATCGCGCAATGAGCACCGCCGCAAACAAGAAGATTGCCCCCAAGTCGAAGACGCCTGCAAAGGCCGCTCCCGAGGCCGAGGCGAAGCCGCAAGCCGGTGGGCTGGGCCTGGAGGGCATGGGCGACCTGTCGGCGCTCCTGGCCGGCCCTACGGCCGCCGCGAACGGTGGCGGGCCGCTGGACCTGGACATGGGCCTGATTGATGAAGACCCGCACCAGCCGCGCACAGAGGACAACCCCGGTTTCTCCGACGAGAGCCTGGACGAGCTGGCCGCCTCGATCCGCCTCCGTGGCGTCAAGACCCCCATTTCCGTGCGCGACAACCCGGATGCGCCTGGTCGCTACCTCATCAACCACGGCGCGCGTCGCTTCCGTGGCTCGAAGCGAGCCGACAAGGCCACGATCCCCGGCTTCATCGACAACGACTACAACGAGGCCGACCAGGTGGTGGAGAACCTGCAGCGCAATGAACTGACGGCCCGCGAGATTGCCGACTACATCGGCCGCGAGCTGGCGAAGGGAGTCAAGAAGGGCGAGATTGCCAAGGCCATCAGCAAGTCGCCCGCCTTCGTGACGCAGCATGCCGCGCTGCTGGACTTGCCTGATCCCATTGCCGAGGCGTTCAACTCGGGCCGCGTCAAGGACGTTACCGTGGTCAACGAGCTGGTGACGGCGTTCAAGAAGAAGCCGCAGGAGGTCACGGACTGGCTGGAAGATGAGAACCAGGAAATCACGCGGGGTTCGGTCAAGCTGCTGCGCGAGTTTCTGGACGACAAGCGCAAGCACGAGGACGACGACCGCGATCCGAATACGGTAGACGTACTCACCGGAAAGACGGACGCCGAAGCTGGCGACGGCGAGCAGGGTTCAGGTTCTGACTCCAAGAAGGAAGAGAAGGAGCCCGACCCCGACAAGCTGAAAAAGGCCATCGTCCAGGTGCAGCACAACGAACGCCCTGCCCGGCTGATCCTCAACCGTCGCCCACCGGCCGAGGGCTTCGCCTGGTTGAAGTACGAGGATGACGGCCAAGAGTTTGAAGCCAACTTGAGCAGCGTCACTCTGGTGGCCCTGCTGGAAGGCTAAACCAAGCCCTGATTCCCCCGCAGGGCCGCGCCCAGGCCCACGCCGCACCCCACAAGCCCGCCCGCTCCCGGCGGGTTTTTTTTCGTCCCACGGTTTTAGCCGCTAAAAAAAGTTTAGCTAAACGCTTGACAGGTAAGAATAATAATAATAATATAACTCTTATTATCGTATTACTCAACCCGGAGCCGCGCACCATGGAACTTGCCAAAGACACCCGCGACCGCATCTTTGCCGCCGCTGATTCGCTCTACGAGCAGGCCGGCCGGGCCGCCTTTCCCACGGTCGATGCCGTGCGGAAGGTCGCCCGCGTCAACATGAACGACGCCAGCGCTGGCATGAAGGAATGGCGGCGTGCGCAGACCGCCCAGGCGGCCCCGGTGGCCGTCCAGGTGCCCGAGGCCGTTCAGCAGGCCAGCAGCGCCGCGCTGGCGTCCTTGTGGAAGGAGGCCCAGGAGCTGGCGAACGAGTCCCTTCGGGCTGCGCAAGCGGGCTGGGACGCGGAGCGCATCGAGGCCGAGACGCTGAACAAACAGATGGCCGACGCCTACGAGTCGCAGGCGGCCGAGCTGGAGGCGGCGCAGGGCCGCATTGCCGAGCTGGAGGCGGCGGCTCGCCAGGCGGCCGAGCTGGCCGAGGCGAGCCGGCAGCAGATCGAGGAAGGGCATACCGCCCTGCTGGGCATGCAGCAGCGGGCCGCCGTGGCCGAGGGCCGGGCCGAAGAAATTGAGCGTCGGGCGGGTGAGCTGCGCGCCGAACTCGATCACGCGCACGCCGAGGCCGAGACTGCCGCCGCCCAGGCCAAGGCCACGGCCGATAGCCTGCGCACCGAACGCGACAAGGTGCAGCAGCGCCAGGAGCTGGCCGAGGCCGAAGGCGTCAAGCTGGCCGACCAACTACGCCAGGCTCAGGTCCAGGTCGAGGCGTTGCGGAGCGAGCTGGCCGGCGTCAAGGCCCGTGCGGAGTCCCAGGCAGAGGCGCACCAGGAGCAGCGCAAGACGGCCGCCCAGGAAGCGGCGCGCATGGTCGAGCGCTTCACTGGTGCCCAGGCCGAGCGCGACCAGGCGCAGCGGGACGCGGCTGCGGCGCGGGAAGAGGCGGCAGGGCTGCGCGGCCAGCTCGAAGCCTTCAAGGAGCAGCACACGCAATTGATGGCCGCATTCCGAGACTCGGAAAAAGCCGATAAGGCCGTTTCACGTACCAAAAAGGACTGATATTTCGGGGGTTTTGCGCTAAAATGGCATGTTGTTTGGCAGCTACATCCGAGGGGCAAAAATCATGATCGCAGAGCAGGAACAGACCGAGCGCCGCGCCGTGGTGCAAAGCGCCCTTGCGAGCCAGCGCATCGAGGGCTTAGAGCCCGATGCGCAGGCCGTGGCCGACGCCGAGCGCTGGGCGCGTGGCGAGATGACCATCGGTGCCGCCGTGGACCAGTACAAGGCGCGCATGCGGCTAGAAATGGCATGAAATACGCCGGGGATCGCGGCGATCCTTACCTGGACAGCGAAACGGGTGTTCTCCGCAATCTCCTTGGAATCAAGGAACAGGGTGGACTCGATAAAGCCGAATCCACCCTTTCCTTTTTGCGGGCCAGCGAATTGCGCGAGCAGCCCGTTAAAGGCAAATTCGATTTAGCGCACCTGCAGCGAATTCACAAGCGCCTTTTTGGCGACGTGTACGACTGGGCGGGCCAAATCCGCCAGGTCGAAATCTCGAAAGGCAGCACCATGTTTGCCCGGCAGGTTGCGATCCAGAGCGCGGCGCAGCAGCTCTTTGGGCAGCTTGCCAAGGAACAGCTCTTGCGCGGCCTCGATGCCGACGAGTTCAGCAAGCGGGCCGGCCACTATCTCGGGGAAATCAACGTGCTTCATCCCTTCCGTGAAGGGAACGGCAGGACGCAGCGTGAGTTCATCGGGCAACTGGCCCAGCAGGCGGGCCACAGGATCGACTGGAGCGGGGTCAGTCAGGCCAGCATGACCCAGGCGTCAATCGAGGCCTACAACGGCGACTCAAGCGGTATGGCTGGCCTTATTCGCGCTGGCATGCCAGACCAGCTTTTTTTTAACCCATGAGTCTAGGAGTATTGGAATGAAACAGCGCCTTCTTGTGATGAACGGGCAGAGGCTCGTTCAGAGCGAGCAGGGAGGACAGTGGGCCACGGATAAGGTCGAAAAAGCCGGCCCGATCAAGCCGGGGATTTACAACATCCACCTATCCACCAAGGCCGACAAGAGCCAGAGCCACGATGGAGTGATCGTCCATGCCGACAAAGATCATGTGTATCAACAGGTCGGCAAACAGTTCGTCCAGCATGACCGGACGAATTTCGATAAAGTACCTGAAATCGGGAGCAATTCCAGCATCAAATACGATGGTGACAAGGCGCAAGTCGCCCCGTCATCCATCAAGCTGGGGCGAGGGTTGTCCCGATGAAGCTTTAGCCGCTAAAAAGGAGCCAAGGCCATGAGCATTCCCAGGGAGCGACTGCAGCAGCAGACGCAGCAAACCGCCCGCGCCACGCTTGCCGGTGCCCGCCAGGCCGGCGCAGACGCAGAGGTTCAAGCCGACGCCCTGCAGGATCGCGCCCTGGAGGCCCAGGCCGAGCAAGCGGCCTTGCTTGAAGCCTCCCCCTTGGAGTCTCAATACAGCGCCGCTTTCGCGGCGCAGGTCGAGGCGAAGCACGACCAGGCGGAAAGGATCGAGGACCGGCTTGAAGACCTGATCGAGCGGCAAGAATCCCGGATGCAGCAGGCGCAGGCCAAGCAGCCGGGCATGCTTGCTTTGCCCTCGACCCGTGCCAAGTGGCAACAGCAGATGCAGCAGCAGCAAGCCACCTTGCAGCGCCTGCATGGACGGCTAGAAACCGTCCGTGAAATCAAGGAGGGCATGGGCATCCATTCCCCCCGCATCGAAGAGCTTGCCGCTCGAAAGCTGCGTGCTCAAGAGCCAGAGCTTGCCAGCGAATGGGCCGACATGCGCGAAGCGCAGCGCCGGCACGAAGCCCTGCAGCGCAAGGAAGAGCAGGAGAAAAAGCAGGCTCAGGACCGCGAGCGTCGAGAGCAGATCGAACGAACCGGCCGAGGCGTGCGGCTAGGGCTTTCGCAGGCGCGCTAGCTGCGCCGCATCCCCAAAAAAAGAAGCCCGGCGATGCCGGGCTTTTTTATGCGCGCCTGCAGGCGCTGCGCTATCGCAGCGCTACCCACAACGCAACCGCCGCCGCCGCGAGCGTGATGCACGATGCAAGCACGTTCAGCAGGCCGATCCGCCGCGCATCCTTGACCTGGCCAGCGACACGGCCCAAGGCTGCATCGACCTCGGCGCGCACCGTGGCTGCCGTGCTCTTGGCGTTCTCCTGCATGGCCTTGTCCATCGCCCCTTTGCTTGCGGTCAGTGCCGCATTCAGGATGCGCTCGGCCTTGTCTTTGGCGTCCGTCCCCCAGCGGAGCGCCAGGGCCTCCAGCTCTTCCTTGTACTGATCGAGCTGGGCCTGTTGCGCCTTGGAGCTGTCCTGCATCAGCCGGTTGTTGATCGTCTGCAGGACCAGGATCGGATCATCACGCGAGACGGCTATGCCGTGCTTCGCGGCAATCTCCTTGATGAGTTCCTCTACCTGGTCGGCCATCACAGCACCGCTGCGCTATCGAGCTGGCCGAAGAGCTGGCCCTTCACGATCTTGAGCCGCTGCCTGGTCATGATCGTGAGGGAGTCCATCGCCAGGGCTTCATCGAACGTCAAACGTTCCTGCAGCATGTCGCTCAGATCGCGGCCGTAGGTTTCTTCCTTGAGGGCTGGAATCGACACGATGGCCGAAACGCGGGCCTTGTTGGCCGTGTATGCCTTCAACTGTTCAAAGCCCTTACCTTCGTGCTCAATCGGCCCCCAATACGGATTCAGCCACACCACGAAAATTGCTTCCGTGGGGAACTGGCTCACGAGCTGCGAAAAGCCGCTCACGGTGTCAAGAAGAGCCTGGCCGCCCGTGATGACCGTATGCACGACCAGTTCATGCCCCATGTCTGCCAGGAGTGCCGGCACCTGGTTGCTGATGAGGTAGTGCGAAAGCGGCACGAACGAGCTGGCCCCGTTGTCGATGATTACGTCATCCTTCGACGGCGCAACTAATTCGACCAAGGTATCGAAGTTGCGCGGGTTGATTTCGTCGCCTTCCATGATCTGGAGGCGCTTCACCCCGAGGGCTTTGTAGCCGGCGAACGTGGCGTTCACCGGGTCCGTGTCGATGCAGAGTGGCTTCTGACCCTTGCTTGCCTTGTACTGTGCCAAGGTGGCCGCGATGAACGACTTGCCCACCCCGCCCTTGCCTTGCAGAACCATGTGAATTTTCGCCATTACAGTAAATCCTCTTTTTTCGGTTGAGAGTCAAATTTGAAGCCGGCCGGAGCTGGCGCTGACTTCGTTGGTTGTTGCGGCCGTGGTGCAGCGGTCTTGCCTGCAGCGGGTGGACGTGGCGGGTCTGGTGGCGTCGATGGCTGGCCGTCTACCACCGCAGGAGGCCGGCCCTTGATGTGCCGGCGTACATGCTTCAAGAAGGTTTCGTAGCGATACGGGATCTTCCCCTTCTCGTGCAGATGCTCCCAGATCGTTAGAAGCGAATAGCCGGCCGCGATTGCGTCCTGCACGTCGCTCTTGAGGGCCAAGAACGCCACCACGTTCTTGTCCTGTCTCGGCCTGGTTGCTTCGCGTTTTTTCACCCATTCGGCCAGCTCTTCGGGGTAGCTCTTCGGCATCGTTCGTTTTCCATGTCGTTCCTATTGCGTACAACTCTAGCACTGCGTTAGATCGCAAAAAGATCGCTGTTACAGCGCTGTCAATGTGCTGACAGTGCGCTGAAACAAGGCGATTGAGGCTGATTATAGGCATCCTATGCGCTTTTTCGCTATATCGGTTAGCTTTCAGCGCAATAACAGCGGTTAAATGCGGCGCGGTGGTGTATGCTTTCCTTGGTGTTCATACCGCCGAAAGGCGGGCAGGATAGGTGAAGTTAGCTAACCGGAAAGCCGGTTATCTATCTTCACTATCCCCTTATTCGCACTTCGTGCTCAACGGGGAATCCTGCTCTGCGAGGCTGACGGCTACCGCCGTCTGAGGTGCGCGGCTTTAGCCGCTAAAGAGAGGCCAATGGCAAAGACAAGAAACAGCGACGATCCGCGAATGCCG
The DNA window shown above is from Variovorax sp. RA8 and carries:
- a CDS encoding Fic/DOC family protein is translated as MKYAGDRGDPYLDSETGVLRNLLGIKEQGGLDKAESTLSFLRASELREQPVKGKFDLAHLQRIHKRLFGDVYDWAGQIRQVEISKGSTMFARQVAIQSAAQQLFGQLAKEQLLRGLDADEFSKRAGHYLGEINVLHPFREGNGRTQREFIGQLAQQAGHRIDWSGVSQASMTQASIEAYNGDSSGMAGLIRAGMPDQLFFNP
- a CDS encoding DNA-binding protein, with amino-acid sequence MELAKDTRDRIFAAADSLYEQAGRAAFPTVDAVRKVARVNMNDASAGMKEWRRAQTAQAAPVAVQVPEAVQQASSAALASLWKEAQELANESLRAAQAGWDAERIEAETLNKQMADAYESQAAELEAAQGRIAELEAAARQAAELAEASRQQIEEGHTALLGMQQRAAVAEGRAEEIERRAGELRAELDHAHAEAETAAAQAKATADSLRTERDKVQQRQELAEAEGVKLADQLRQAQVQVEALRSELAGVKARAESQAEAHQEQRKTAAQEAARMVERFTGAQAERDQAQRDAAAAREEAAGLRGQLEAFKEQHTQLMAAFRDSEKADKAVSRTKKD
- a CDS encoding ParA family protein, encoding MKTLVVAQQKGGVGKTSSVVHLAFDFLERGLRVAVIDLDTQANASFTLAQYKIEARASGFFGPVPADGWRGAAAADSDGARLALIEADPELANAVFLPLDKAKQNLKANLKALAGQGFDVCLIDTAPGLGVALVAALYAADCVLSPIELEAYSIQGIKMMLTTIMNVRKENAGLQFLGMVPSKVDARNPRHVRHQVELQAAYPKLMAPASIGLRSSIADALASGVPVWKIRKTAARKATHEVRALAAYVFEKMEIAQ
- a CDS encoding IncP plasmid survival protein KfrC family protein encodes the protein MSIPRERLQQQTQQTARATLAGARQAGADAEVQADALQDRALEAQAEQAALLEASPLESQYSAAFAAQVEAKHDQAERIEDRLEDLIERQESRMQQAQAKQPGMLALPSTRAKWQQQMQQQQATLQRLHGRLETVREIKEGMGIHSPRIEELAARKLRAQEPELASEWADMREAQRRHEALQRKEEQEKKQAQDRERREQIERTGRGVRLGLSQAR
- a CDS encoding antitoxin VbhA family protein; protein product: MIAEQEQTERRAVVQSALASQRIEGLEPDAQAVADAERWARGEMTIGAAVDQYKARMRLEMA
- a CDS encoding TraK family protein; translated protein: MPKSYPEELAEWVKKREATRPRQDKNVVAFLALKSDVQDAIAAGYSLLTIWEHLHEKGKIPYRYETFLKHVRRHIKGRPPAVVDGQPSTPPDPPRPPAAGKTAAPRPQQPTKSAPAPAGFKFDSQPKKEDLL
- a CDS encoding nucleotide-binding protein, whose translation is MAKIHMVLQGKGGVGKSFIAATLAQYKASKGQKPLCIDTDPVNATFAGYKALGVKRLQIMEGDEINPRNFDTLVELVAPSKDDVIIDNGASSFVPLSHYLISNQVPALLADMGHELVVHTVITGGQALLDTVSGFSQLVSQFPTEAIFVVWLNPYWGPIEHEGKGFEQLKAYTANKARVSAIVSIPALKEETYGRDLSDMLQERLTFDEALAMDSLTIMTRQRLKIVKGQLFGQLDSAAVL
- a CDS encoding KfrB domain-containing protein, producing MKQRLLVMNGQRLVQSEQGGQWATDKVEKAGPIKPGIYNIHLSTKADKSQSHDGVIVHADKDHVYQQVGKQFVQHDRTNFDKVPEIGSNSSIKYDGDKAQVAPSSIKLGRGLSR
- a CDS encoding transcriptional repressor gene korB, whose protein sequence is MSTAANKKIAPKSKTPAKAAPEAEAKPQAGGLGLEGMGDLSALLAGPTAAANGGGPLDLDMGLIDEDPHQPRTEDNPGFSDESLDELAASIRLRGVKTPISVRDNPDAPGRYLINHGARRFRGSKRADKATIPGFIDNDYNEADQVVENLQRNELTAREIADYIGRELAKGVKKGEIAKAISKSPAFVTQHAALLDLPDPIAEAFNSGRVKDVTVVNELVTAFKKKPQEVTDWLEDENQEITRGSVKLLREFLDDKRKHEDDDRDPNTVDVLTGKTDAEAGDGEQGSGSDSKKEEKEPDPDKLKKAIVQVQHNERPARLILNRRPPAEGFAWLKYEDDGQEFEANLSSVTLVALLEG
- a CDS encoding conjugal transfer protein TraM, producing MADQVEELIKEIAAKHGIAVSRDDPILVLQTINNRLMQDSSKAQQAQLDQYKEELEALALRWGTDAKDKAERILNAALTASKGAMDKAMQENAKSTAATVRAEVDAALGRVAGQVKDARRIGLLNVLASCITLAAAAVALWVALR